The Cyclobacterium amurskyense genome contains the following window.
ATTAGCTTAAGCAACAAAAACTCATCTAGTCGCCCCATAAGTTTATCGATCACATCCATACTTGGGGAATACTTCTCGACCACCTCATCCTGTACTTTGTCTATCGTATCACCAATAATCAAATTCACCAAACAATGATCTTGGTACCTTTTCACCCGCATTTCATCAGACAAATCAGCCCATTCTGGTGAAAGCATGTCGTATAAAGTAAGGACCAAGTCATAATTAATATGAGAATTTACTCCTAGCAATAAATGCTGAATAACATGTAACTTCTTGCTTGCCGCTGCCTTGTGGACTTCCTTCCATACGGTTGGGGTTTCCTGTCCACAATCATAACAGGTCAGCGCGTTAAAATAATAGTCCGCAAAACGATTCAAAAGCTGGTTTACCCATTGGGTATCGTGAAATTTATTTTGCTCAATGGCCAGGAGCATATTGGCTGTCATCATGCTATAGCAATGAAGAAAAATGGTTCGATTGTCTTTGTTGGCTTCGAATTTTTTGACCGTCTCCATCATTTTATCGACTACACTATTGTTGACCTCCATTATTTCTGTTTTTATATTTATATGCCTTTAACGCTACCTTTTATCAGATTTCTCTAGCATTCACACCTTCCTTAAACAAATAAGAAAAATTAATCATTGAACTTACTACTAATCAACATTTAAACCAACTAATCCACCCTACTTTAACACCGTTTGAAAAATTAAACCACACAATTTGTAAATTTGACAGTACATCCTTTATTGAAACTAATAGCCATAAGCTAAAAAAAGCTGTTTCGAAAAAGGAAGCAGACAGGCTAGATGGAATTGGTAGCCTGCCCCACAAAACGAAATCTGCCCAATAGGAATAGGCTTCAGCCCGTTTCTATTGGGCAGATTTCACCCTATTTCATCTCATTATTATAGAAATTTGTTCGGATTTATAATCCTGAACAGATGGATGGAATCTGGAACGCAAACGCCTGCTTTTTGTCCCACATTTGTTTTGTAAACCATCAAAACAAATAAAAAAATGAAAGCAATTATCACAACCGGTTATGGATCTCCAGAGGTATTTAAACTAGACCTGGTAGCCAAGCCTAGCCCAAAATCAAATGAAATCCTTGTCCGCATTCACGCATCTGCGGTAACCAAAGCAGACACGATGATGCGAACCGGAAAACCTTATATAGGTAGACTTTTTTTAGGCATCTCCAAACCAAAACATCAAATCTGGGGTACAGGCTTTGCCGGAGTTGTAGTGGCCGTTGGTTCGGAGGTAACAAATTTTAAAATAGGTGACAACGTTTTTGGAGAAAACATAGCCTCTTTTGGTACCTACGCCCAGTTTGTAACCATTCCCGAAGCGGGTGTAGTGGCACATATGCCCAAATCAATCAGCTTTGAAGAGGCAGCAGGAATGTGTGATGGCGGCATTACTTCCCTCAACTTTCTATGCAATATCGGTAATATTTATCCCGGACAGAATGTATTAATCAATGGAGCATCAGGTAGTTTGGGAGCAGCCGCAATCCAAATCGCCAAATATTATGGTGCCATTGTAACTGCTGTCTGTAGCACAGCCAATATTGAAATGGTAAATTCCCTAGGTGCTGATGCCGTCATCGACTACACAAAAACAGATTTTGCCCAAAATAAAAATAGCTATGACCTGATCTATGACACGGTGGGTTCCCGGTCCTTTGCGGAATGTAAAGATGCCCTAACCGAAAATGGCTGTTATGCTTCCCCTGTATTGGGTATGCCATTGTTGGGGGACATGGTGGCTACTTCCCTATTTGGAAACAAGAAAGCCAAATTTTCGGCTACTGGATCTTTACCTACGGAGGAGATCAAGCGACTATTGGGAGTTTTGCTTGAAATCATTGAAGCTGGTCTTTTCAAAACCCCAATCGACCGCCGTTACAAATTAGAACAAGTAGTTGAAGCACATGCCTATATCGATAAAGGCCACAAAAAGGGCAATGTTGTCCTCAAGCCTTTTGCCCTTGCCTAATCTATCCCTTTATCAAAAAAGATTCTAACCAAAATGAAAAAGCAAATAATTTCAACTTATTCTCAATTGTTATTCGGGCTCTTTGGTATTATTTCCTCATGTTCAGAAGATGGGCTAATAGCTACACCGGATACAAACCAAAAGCATATCACTGAAATTCAGGATCCGAATTTTGAGAAAAAATTAATTGAACTCGGCATCGATAGTGATGGATTAATTAACCAAATGCTTTTAACAGAGGATGCCAGGAATATCAGCACATTGGTTTTAGACAGCTCTCTTGAAACGCCTGAAGAAGACAAAATAGCAAACCTTAAAGGTATTGAGGCTTTTGAAGATCTGGTTTCCTTATCCGCTGGAAACAATGCTTTAACTGAAATTAATTTAACAGCCAACCAAAAATTAACCTCCTTGCACCTTGAAGCCAATTATCTTCAGACATTGGACATTGGCCACAACAAGCAACTCGAAGACATTAATCTCATCTTAAATAATCTTACTGAAATCAATGGATTAAATAATGCCGATCAGTTGAAGACCCTAAACCTTTCATGGAATCTACTGGAAAGCCTTTCTGTCAACCTTCCAGGTTTAAAAGTACTGAATGTTGAAACCAATAAGCTAAAGGAATTGGATGTGCAGGGCTGCAGTTCCTTAGAGACCATGATCGCCAAATTAAACGAACTTGAAACCATAAACCTAAGCACCAATACAAATTTGAAATATGTCACCTTATCGGCCAATCAATTAAAAGAGATAGATCTTACCAACAATGTTAGCTTAGAAAAAATATGGCTTTCAAGCAATTCTCTCAAGGGCTTGGATGTTAGAAATCTCCTTGAGCTGCATCTGCTTGATATCAGCAAAAATACAAATCTAAGCTGTGTGAGAATTGGCCAAAACCAAAATATTTTGACGATAGCCAAGCAGGATCACCAGGAACTTAGAACTAGTCCTTGCGATTGAGACAAAAGAAAAAGTGAACCTGAAGTGCATTTAGCAAGAGCCTAGGCTTCTGTAATGAAGAAATTAACGAAACTAATCAAAGACCCAAAGATTTTAAAAAGTGTATTGCTCAACCAGCACGGAGAAAGTAATCCCCCTACCAAACGGAAAAATCAATAAAAGGCAAGACACTTTGCCTACATTGGAACGTTCGCCCTTTTGCCTTATATTTAACCTGAATTAAATGACTAACTATTCAAATAAATTGGTGAAAGAGATTTCGGGAACCAAAGTAAATACATTATGAAAATCAATTCTCTAAAACCAAGACCAGAAATTAGCAATAAGCCAAAATTACAAAAGGTTTATACGCAATTTGAAAAATTAATAGATGAGCTAAGGATTATAGTATTGCCAGAAAAAATTACAGTTTTTATAAATGCATCCATAGATGAATTGAATTTGATTTCTAATGAAAAATTGCGAAGTCAAACCAAAAAGAAACAGTCTAAAATCATCTCCCTTATAGAAAAAGAACTAAAAATTGTCCCCATCAACCATTATCGCAATACATGGATGGCGATAGGAATGTCGGCTTTTGGGGTTCCACTAGGCGTAGCGCTCGGCGCAAGTCTAGGGAATATGGGTTTTATAGCAATTGGTTTACCCATTGGTATGGCCATCGGTCTTTCGGTAGGTACAAGCATGGATAAGAAAGCACAAGAAGAAGGCAGGCAGCTAAACATGGAAGTGAAATTCTAAGCCATTCTTCCATGTTGGATAATTTTAAAAGAAAGAAAATTTAGCGAAGCAAAAAAGGATGCATTTTAATAAACTGAAGACAACCCTATTAACCATCCTATTCCTTTCCATTATAAGTTGGAATGTCGATGCAAAAAGGGTAGAAAAACAAAAATTATCCACCCTTGCTGTCTCAAATGAAAATATAGCTACGGTTGAAGCCTTGACCAACCATGGGAAGTTTACTTACCACCTTGACAATACCGGAAACCTTGAGGTTTCAGCTGCGCTACAGGCTATCTTCGATGAACTTGGGGCTTTAAAAGATGTATCGGCTACCATTACATTTTTACCCGGCGTGTACTTCCTGGATGCCCCTGTGGTTGTTAAAATAGCCAGTGTCAAACTAATTGGGCATGCCCACGGGGGAATTGACATACATGGAGCAAATATTGAAAGTGGTACAATTTTCCGACTAGGCAAAAACACTGGCCCTAACTGCATCACCTTTGACTATGCGGGACGTAGCAAAGCTTTTCCTTCAGGAGAAACACCCTGGCCCAACCAAAATTTAAAAGTGGAATTGGAAAACCTTTCTTTTGTAGGGTATAACAATACCGGAGTGAATACTGCCGATGGCTATAGCCGATTTCGAAATGATGAACCCAATTTTAGAGGGCTACACTGGTACCCTACCGAGGACAGGTATAAAGATGTAGAGGCAGAAGGTCAACGGGCAATCGTATTGCCAAAGGCACCCAAAGGAGAAGGTGTAGCAAAATGTGAATTGCTTAGGGTTACAGGCTGCTATTTTACTGAATTATACGTTGCCATTGACATTGCCGATTGCGACGTTAGTTACATCAATAAAAACTGGTTTGGGCAGCTGACCTACGGAATTAGACTCCATGGCAATGGTCAAGGAATGATGGCCAGTGACAACTTGTTTGCCGACTTAGAAACAGCCTTTAAATTAAAGAAACCTGTATTTTCCACCTTCCACAACAATACCTTTGCCTATATAAGTAAATGCTTTGAAATTGATGAAATCCAGAGTTCTACGATTACTGGAAATGCAGTCTACAACTGGAAAATCTCCACAGGTGCAGCAGCCTATGGCTCTTTTTGCCATGTTAAGAAAAGCATGAACTTAAATGTTTCAGGAAACAGCATTGCCCAATACCTTGACAGCAGAAAGCGGAGGAAAACAACGGATTCAGAACCAAATGGACAATCTTTTATTCAGTTCGACAACGCTAAGCAACTGATGTTTTCTAACAATATTGTGCATACCCTTATTAGTCAGACAGTCGTTCGCCTACACAATTCAAGCAACTCTGTGGTAGTGGACAATATTATCACCTTTGGAGAGGGTGGCAACGCAGTGGCTGAAACGGGAGATTCCAAGGACAACCTTTACAGGCCTATAGACCCTAAAGATTCAGCACCCTTTGACAAGTACAAATATTAACTTGCCTCCGATAAGATTTTGTCAGCATTGTTGCAGAAAAAAGCAACAATGCTGACAAAATCAGGTTATTCTAAATGTTTTTCCCAAGGGCTAACACCCTTGGCTATATACATTTCGCCCCGTTAGGGCTCTGATTTATCGGATTATTGCATTTACAAGAAAACCAGACTATTTTCAATTTCAGCATGTAAAAGATGCTTATTTAGGATTTTAGCAATTTAAAGCAAGGCCAAAGAAATTATTCGTCTAAGATGGAACAAGCTACAAACATCGCTAAAAGGACCTCCAATCTGTGGAAATTGAACAACCTTCAAATTTCTCACAATATCATTGATTACAATTCTCTTGGGCTTAATACTTCAAAAAACGAAACTGAATTTGTAAGGCTTCACTTTGGACTCCAGGGGGCTTATGATTTCAAATTTTCGCAGCTTAACGCTTCCTATCAACTTTCAGGACACCATAACAATATTTTGTATTCTGATGGGCTTGAAATAGCCGTTGAAAATAAAAGCAAACGGATTGAAACTTTTGGGATAAACTTCAACACTGATTTTTTTATAGAGATTGCTCAAAATGGTAATGAATCACTAAAAAGGCTTGCTGAAAAGGCGATTAACAAGGAAAACGCCATTCTTTCACCCGAATGGAAAACCAACAATTTCAAAATTCAATCTGTTATTAATGAGATTATTCATTGCCCTTATTCAGAAGGTCTCAAAGATTTGTTTCTCTTATCCAAAAGTATAGAGTTGCTAGTGCTACAAGCTGAATTGTATGAACACCAAGGGAACAAGGCTTATATAAAAGACGATAATGACCGGAAGAAACTATTAGATGCCAAAGAATTATTGAATGCGAGAATTGACAATCCACCTACATTAAGTGAGTTATCAAAATTGGTTTCTTTAAATGAATACAAGCTTAAAAAGGGGTTTAAGGAGCTTAATGGCACTACCGTTTTTGGCTATATAAAACACATCCGCATGAACCTGGCCAAAACACTCTTGCTCGAAACTACCAAAACAGCAAAAGAAATCGCCTATGAAACTGGATATGGTTCTCCACAACATTTTTCAAAAGCTTTCAAAGAGCAATTCGGTATTGCTCCCAATAGTATTAGAAATTTTCCCGATTCTACAATCTTTTAAGTAAGCAAACACTCATTTTCGGGTTTAAATACAACTATAAAAGAAAAAATTCAATGGTAATCCGAAAACAAGTAGCCTTCAATGCCAGTACGTCAAAGATCTGGGAATTGCTAACCAATCCGGCAATGACAAAACAATACATGTTTGGTTGTGAGGTCCTTTCCGAATGGAAGGTTGGCAGTACTATCATATGGAAAGGAAAGATGGGGGATGGTGATGATATTGTTCATGTTAAAGGAGAAGTAACAGAAATTGAAAACGGGAAAAAAGTATCCTTCACCATGCTGGATCCCAATAGTGGAATTATAGACAAACCGGAAAATTACGCCCTTTTAACCTATGAGGTAGCAGAAACTGAATCGGGAACTACTTTTAATTTGACACAGGATTTTGAGGGGACAGAGAATGCGCATAGGAGGTATGAAGAATCTCTTGTAGGTTGGGACATGGTCATTGGGCTCATGCGAGAAATTATGGACGAAAACCCTCTCTAATCCTCTATTAATGAATTACTAAAAATCTTAAACAGAATAAATCCTTCCTTTTGTAACAGGCAATTTTTAATTATATTTATCTTTCAGAAATTACTTTCTTAAAAAAATTTAAACGGAAGACCGGGAAAGCGCTAAAGCTCCTAAAACAACATTTAACAGTGGCATAAAGCATCTTTTTGAAAGCCATTTTAGAGGGATTTATGATCCTTTATTTTTCTATTACCTATCTGATACAAATGCACTTTAATAAAACACGTGATATTTTAAAACGTATTTTGTACTCTCGCAGGATTTTGGCGCGGTATTATTCCTTAAAACGAATAAAAAATCATGATTTCTCCATAATATCAGACAACTGTTGGGGCCGAGAAATGTATCAATTCCTTGGATTGCCATGCAATACCCCTACTGCGGGTATGGGTATTGAAAAAGATTATTTAGATTTTATTGAAAATTTAAATAGTAAATCAGCACATGAGGTCATAGAATTGGACAAAACCCATTGCGAAGGGATAACTGGCACAATTTACCCTGTAGGAAGAAGCCCCTATGCAAAAATTCACTTCCTACATTACGATCGTTTTGATATAGCACAACGGCTATTCCGAATGCGCTTTAAAAAAATCAATACAAAAAGCCTTTATTATAAAATCGACTTTGACTACTACGGTTGCCGGAAAAAGGAAGATATAGAACGCTGGAATAAAATGAAATTACCCAATAGCGTTGCATTTTATTCAGACGACACCTTAAAATTTTATTCCGGAAAAATCCACAATGGGGTTTACATAAAAAAGAAAAATATCCCGGAGAACAACTATATTTTCGGTTACACGCAAAAATATTTTGATTATATTACATGGATAAATACCGGAATCCCCACTCAAACCCTCCAATATAAGGTACTCAATTTTATTTTATTAGACAATGGATTTAACCTTGTTTTCTTTAAATTTATTAAATCGATTTTAAAATACATACCACCTAAAGCTCTCGAGAGAAATTGATTGTGAAAAACTTCCCAAAAACTTAACATTAGCTATCTTGAGTAAGCACAAAATGACCAACAGATCATAAAATGAAACTTGAATTTAAGAATAAAACCACCCAATTATTAATATTACTAATTATAGCCTCTTGCACTTATGGCTTTATTTCAAAAGCACCGAGGCAACATCATCCACGCATCAACGCTTCAAAAGAAGTTGAGATACAACCTCAGAAACTAAGCAACTTTACCCTTGCTGATGGTGAGGAGTACAAATTGGTCAACTCTTCCATTAAGCAATTTTACACCATCGCTTTTAGTGGGGAAATTGTAAAGTTTGACACCCTAACCATTGGGAAAGGAAGTGGCAGGTACCTTACGAGCAACCTGATCATCACTCCTGACAGCATTATAGCTAACAGGGTCACCAATGTAACTGCCAGGACAGCTATCAAGCATCAGCTAAAATTAAAAAATGAAATTAGCATTAAAATTGAAAGAGGCTTAAGTTCAAGTACTGTCACCATTATAAATGAAAATGACACTTTAAGTTTTTCTTCCGATTTTATAGGAATGAACCAACCATTTATTCATTCTTCAGGTACGGAGATAAAGGTTGACACTTTTGAATTTATTTGCGAAGATTATAAGTCTGATGTATTTGTATTTGGCGACAGTTATGTGAGTAGCGCTAATCCATCAAGGTGGCCCTATTATATACATGCGGCAGGCTATCAATTTTTATGTGATGGG
Protein-coding sequences here:
- a CDS encoding SGNH/GDSL hydrolase family protein, producing the protein MKLEFKNKTTQLLILLIIASCTYGFISKAPRQHHPRINASKEVEIQPQKLSNFTLADGEEYKLVNSSIKQFYTIAFSGEIVKFDTLTIGKGSGRYLTSNLIITPDSIIANRVTNVTARTAIKHQLKLKNEISIKIERGLSSSTVTIINENDTLSFSSDFIGMNQPFIHSSGTEIKVDTFEFICEDYKSDVFVFGDSYVSSANPSRWPYYIHAAGYQFLCDGLPGGKSKDSYDFINAAFSIHKPKYAIWCLGMNDKSDVERVANDEWKAYVEKVIKLCDESNVTLIFATVPTVEIRNNRGKNDFVRASGYRYIDFDEAVSDGEGNWKAGMLAKDGVHPAEIGAKAMADRFMADFPEIKNYIR
- a CDS encoding SRPBCC domain-containing protein, with product MVIRKQVAFNASTSKIWELLTNPAMTKQYMFGCEVLSEWKVGSTIIWKGKMGDGDDIVHVKGEVTEIENGKKVSFTMLDPNSGIIDKPENYALLTYEVAETESGTTFNLTQDFEGTENAHRRYEESLVGWDMVIGLMREIMDENPL
- a CDS encoding DUF5995 family protein produces the protein MEVNNSVVDKMMETVKKFEANKDNRTIFLHCYSMMTANMLLAIEQNKFHDTQWVNQLLNRFADYYFNALTCYDCGQETPTVWKEVHKAAASKKLHVIQHLLLGVNSHINYDLVLTLYDMLSPEWADLSDEMRVKRYQDHCLVNLIIGDTIDKVQDEVVEKYSPSMDVIDKLMGRLDEFLLLKLITAWRDKVWDHTQELLVLESEAERTKYILELEKKVLKKADWLDTQIGFR
- a CDS encoding NAD(P)-dependent alcohol dehydrogenase; this encodes MKAIITTGYGSPEVFKLDLVAKPSPKSNEILVRIHASAVTKADTMMRTGKPYIGRLFLGISKPKHQIWGTGFAGVVVAVGSEVTNFKIGDNVFGENIASFGTYAQFVTIPEAGVVAHMPKSISFEEAAGMCDGGITSLNFLCNIGNIYPGQNVLINGASGSLGAAAIQIAKYYGAIVTAVCSTANIEMVNSLGADAVIDYTKTDFAQNKNSYDLIYDTVGSRSFAECKDALTENGCYASPVLGMPLLGDMVATSLFGNKKAKFSATGSLPTEEIKRLLGVLLEIIEAGLFKTPIDRRYKLEQVVEAHAYIDKGHKKGNVVLKPFALA
- a CDS encoding DUF1919 domain-containing protein → MHFNKTRDILKRILYSRRILARYYSLKRIKNHDFSIISDNCWGREMYQFLGLPCNTPTAGMGIEKDYLDFIENLNSKSAHEVIELDKTHCEGITGTIYPVGRSPYAKIHFLHYDRFDIAQRLFRMRFKKINTKSLYYKIDFDYYGCRKKEDIERWNKMKLPNSVAFYSDDTLKFYSGKIHNGVYIKKKNIPENNYIFGYTQKYFDYITWINTGIPTQTLQYKVLNFILLDNGFNLVFFKFIKSILKYIPPKALERN
- a CDS encoding leucine-rich repeat domain-containing protein, giving the protein MKKQIISTYSQLLFGLFGIISSCSEDGLIATPDTNQKHITEIQDPNFEKKLIELGIDSDGLINQMLLTEDARNISTLVLDSSLETPEEDKIANLKGIEAFEDLVSLSAGNNALTEINLTANQKLTSLHLEANYLQTLDIGHNKQLEDINLILNNLTEINGLNNADQLKTLNLSWNLLESLSVNLPGLKVLNVETNKLKELDVQGCSSLETMIAKLNELETINLSTNTNLKYVTLSANQLKEIDLTNNVSLEKIWLSSNSLKGLDVRNLLELHLLDISKNTNLSCVRIGQNQNILTIAKQDHQELRTSPCD
- a CDS encoding NosD domain-containing protein translates to MHFNKLKTTLLTILFLSIISWNVDAKRVEKQKLSTLAVSNENIATVEALTNHGKFTYHLDNTGNLEVSAALQAIFDELGALKDVSATITFLPGVYFLDAPVVVKIASVKLIGHAHGGIDIHGANIESGTIFRLGKNTGPNCITFDYAGRSKAFPSGETPWPNQNLKVELENLSFVGYNNTGVNTADGYSRFRNDEPNFRGLHWYPTEDRYKDVEAEGQRAIVLPKAPKGEGVAKCELLRVTGCYFTELYVAIDIADCDVSYINKNWFGQLTYGIRLHGNGQGMMASDNLFADLETAFKLKKPVFSTFHNNTFAYISKCFEIDEIQSSTITGNAVYNWKISTGAAAYGSFCHVKKSMNLNVSGNSIAQYLDSRKRRKTTDSEPNGQSFIQFDNAKQLMFSNNIVHTLISQTVVRLHNSSNSVVVDNIITFGEGGNAVAETGDSKDNLYRPIDPKDSAPFDKYKY
- a CDS encoding helix-turn-helix transcriptional regulator, with the protein product MEQATNIAKRTSNLWKLNNLQISHNIIDYNSLGLNTSKNETEFVRLHFGLQGAYDFKFSQLNASYQLSGHHNNILYSDGLEIAVENKSKRIETFGINFNTDFFIEIAQNGNESLKRLAEKAINKENAILSPEWKTNNFKIQSVINEIIHCPYSEGLKDLFLLSKSIELLVLQAELYEHQGNKAYIKDDNDRKKLLDAKELLNARIDNPPTLSELSKLVSLNEYKLKKGFKELNGTTVFGYIKHIRMNLAKTLLLETTKTAKEIAYETGYGSPQHFSKAFKEQFGIAPNSIRNFPDSTIF